A section of the Papio anubis isolate 15944 chromosome 4, Panubis1.0, whole genome shotgun sequence genome encodes:
- the MTERF1 gene encoding transcription termination factor 1, mitochondrial isoform X2: MQSLSLRQTSISKGLNYLTVMAPRNLWHMRSNFLFGSRCWMTRFSAEIIFKSVSFRLFGVKCHNADSEPSENEDLLNNLLTMGVDVDMARKRQPGVFHRMITNEQDLKTFLLSKGASKEVIASIISRYPRAITRTPEDLSKRWDLWRNIVTSDLEIVNILERSPESFFRSNNNLNLENNIKFLYSVGLTHKCLCRLLTNAPRTFSNSLELNKHMVDFLQATCLSLGHNDPTDFVRKIILKNPFILIQSTKRVKANIEFLQSTFNLNSEELLVLICGPGAEILDLSNDYARRSYTNIKKKLFSLECTEEEVQKFVLSYPDVIFLAEKKFNDKIDCLLEENVSISQIIENPRVLDSSISTLKSRIRELVNAGYNLSTLNISLLSWSKKRYEAKLKKLSRLA; the protein is encoded by the exons ATGCAGAGCCTTTCCTTAAGACAAACAAG CATTTCAAAAGGTTTGAACTACCTAACCGTTATGGCACCAAGAAACCTCTGGCATATGAGAAGTAACTTTCTCTTTGGTTCAAGATGTTGGATGACCCGATTTTCAGCAGAAATCATCTTCAAATCAGTTTCATTTAGGCTTTTTGGTGTGAAGTGTCATAATGCAGACAGTGAGCCTTCGGAAAATGAGGACCTACTGAACAACTTACTTACTATGGGAGTAGATGTTGACATGGCAAGGAAACGACAGCCTGGAGTTTTTCATAGGATGATTACCAATGAGCAGGACCTCAAGACGTTCCTGCTTTCCAAAGGAGCTAGCAAAGAAGTGATTGCTAGCATCATATCAAGATACCCACGAGCAATAACACGTACTCCTGAGGATCTTTCAAAACGGTGGGATCTGTGGAGAAATATTGTGACATCAGACCttgaaattgtaaatattttggaaCGTTCTCCTGAATCCTTTTTTCGGTCCAATAACAACTTAAACTTAGAGAATAATATAAAGTTCCTCTACTCAGTTGGATTGACCCATAAATGCCTTTGTCGATTGTTGACCAATGCCCCTCGTACCTTCTCCAATAGTCTTGAACTGAATAAACATATGGTTGATTTTTTGCAGGCAACCTGTTTGTCATTGGGTCACAATGATCCCACAGATTTTGTcaggaagataattttaaaaaacccttttaTCTTAATTCAGAGCACCAAGCGGGTAAAAGCTAACATTGAATTCTTACAGTCAACTTTCAACTTGAACAGTGAGGAACTGCTGGTTCTGATATGTGGTCCAGGAGCTGAAATCCTAGATCTTTCCAATGACTATGCCAGAAGAAGCTACACAAATATCAAAAAGAAGCTGTTTTCTCTTGAATGTACTGAAGAAGAGGTACAGAAGTTTGTCTTAAGCTATCCAGATGTGATCTTCTTGGCAGAGAAGAAgtttaatgataaaatagactgcCTCTTAGAAGAAAACGTTAGTATTTCACAAATAATTGAAAATCCTCGGGTTCTGGATTCAAGCATAAGTACTTTAAAAAGTCGAATCAGAGAATTGGTAAATGCTGGCTATAACTTGAGTACTTTAAACATCAGTCTTCTATCTTGGAGTAAAAAAAGATACGAAGCTAAATTGAAAAAGTTAAGCAGATTGGCCTAA
- the MTERF1 gene encoding transcription termination factor 1, mitochondrial isoform X3 encodes MQFRVRLASCISKGLNYLTVMAPRNLWHMRSNFLFGSRCWMTRFSAEIIFKSVSFRLFGVKCHNADSEPSENEDLLNNLLTMGVDVDMARKRQPGVFHRMITNEQDLKTFLLSKGASKEVIASIISRYPRAITRTPEDLSKRWDLWRNIVTSDLEIVNILERSPESFFRSNNNLNLENNIKFLYSVGLTHKCLCRLLTNAPRTFSNSLELNKHMVDFLQATCLSLGHNDPTDFVRKIILKNPFILIQSTKRVKANIEFLQSTFNLNSEELLVLICGPGAEILDLSNDYARRSYTNIKKKLFSLECTEEEVQKFVLSYPDVIFLAEKKFNDKIDCLLEENVSISQIIENPRVLDSSISTLKSRIRELVNAGYNLSTLNISLLSWSKKRYEAKLKKLSRLA; translated from the exons ATGCAGTTTAGGGTGAGATTGGCAAGCTG CATTTCAAAAGGTTTGAACTACCTAACCGTTATGGCACCAAGAAACCTCTGGCATATGAGAAGTAACTTTCTCTTTGGTTCAAGATGTTGGATGACCCGATTTTCAGCAGAAATCATCTTCAAATCAGTTTCATTTAGGCTTTTTGGTGTGAAGTGTCATAATGCAGACAGTGAGCCTTCGGAAAATGAGGACCTACTGAACAACTTACTTACTATGGGAGTAGATGTTGACATGGCAAGGAAACGACAGCCTGGAGTTTTTCATAGGATGATTACCAATGAGCAGGACCTCAAGACGTTCCTGCTTTCCAAAGGAGCTAGCAAAGAAGTGATTGCTAGCATCATATCAAGATACCCACGAGCAATAACACGTACTCCTGAGGATCTTTCAAAACGGTGGGATCTGTGGAGAAATATTGTGACATCAGACCttgaaattgtaaatattttggaaCGTTCTCCTGAATCCTTTTTTCGGTCCAATAACAACTTAAACTTAGAGAATAATATAAAGTTCCTCTACTCAGTTGGATTGACCCATAAATGCCTTTGTCGATTGTTGACCAATGCCCCTCGTACCTTCTCCAATAGTCTTGAACTGAATAAACATATGGTTGATTTTTTGCAGGCAACCTGTTTGTCATTGGGTCACAATGATCCCACAGATTTTGTcaggaagataattttaaaaaacccttttaTCTTAATTCAGAGCACCAAGCGGGTAAAAGCTAACATTGAATTCTTACAGTCAACTTTCAACTTGAACAGTGAGGAACTGCTGGTTCTGATATGTGGTCCAGGAGCTGAAATCCTAGATCTTTCCAATGACTATGCCAGAAGAAGCTACACAAATATCAAAAAGAAGCTGTTTTCTCTTGAATGTACTGAAGAAGAGGTACAGAAGTTTGTCTTAAGCTATCCAGATGTGATCTTCTTGGCAGAGAAGAAgtttaatgataaaatagactgcCTCTTAGAAGAAAACGTTAGTATTTCACAAATAATTGAAAATCCTCGGGTTCTGGATTCAAGCATAAGTACTTTAAAAAGTCGAATCAGAGAATTGGTAAATGCTGGCTATAACTTGAGTACTTTAAACATCAGTCTTCTATCTTGGAGTAAAAAAAGATACGAAGCTAAATTGAAAAAGTTAAGCAGATTGGCCTAA
- the MTERF1 gene encoding transcription termination factor 1, mitochondrial isoform X1: MQFRGQLFSSLSRGMQSLSLRQTSISKGLNYLTVMAPRNLWHMRSNFLFGSRCWMTRFSAEIIFKSVSFRLFGVKCHNADSEPSENEDLLNNLLTMGVDVDMARKRQPGVFHRMITNEQDLKTFLLSKGASKEVIASIISRYPRAITRTPEDLSKRWDLWRNIVTSDLEIVNILERSPESFFRSNNNLNLENNIKFLYSVGLTHKCLCRLLTNAPRTFSNSLELNKHMVDFLQATCLSLGHNDPTDFVRKIILKNPFILIQSTKRVKANIEFLQSTFNLNSEELLVLICGPGAEILDLSNDYARRSYTNIKKKLFSLECTEEEVQKFVLSYPDVIFLAEKKFNDKIDCLLEENVSISQIIENPRVLDSSISTLKSRIRELVNAGYNLSTLNISLLSWSKKRYEAKLKKLSRLA; this comes from the exons ATGCAGTTTAGG GGACAGCTGTTCTCCAGCCTTTCTAGAGGGATGCAGAGCCTTTCCTTAAGACAAACAAG CATTTCAAAAGGTTTGAACTACCTAACCGTTATGGCACCAAGAAACCTCTGGCATATGAGAAGTAACTTTCTCTTTGGTTCAAGATGTTGGATGACCCGATTTTCAGCAGAAATCATCTTCAAATCAGTTTCATTTAGGCTTTTTGGTGTGAAGTGTCATAATGCAGACAGTGAGCCTTCGGAAAATGAGGACCTACTGAACAACTTACTTACTATGGGAGTAGATGTTGACATGGCAAGGAAACGACAGCCTGGAGTTTTTCATAGGATGATTACCAATGAGCAGGACCTCAAGACGTTCCTGCTTTCCAAAGGAGCTAGCAAAGAAGTGATTGCTAGCATCATATCAAGATACCCACGAGCAATAACACGTACTCCTGAGGATCTTTCAAAACGGTGGGATCTGTGGAGAAATATTGTGACATCAGACCttgaaattgtaaatattttggaaCGTTCTCCTGAATCCTTTTTTCGGTCCAATAACAACTTAAACTTAGAGAATAATATAAAGTTCCTCTACTCAGTTGGATTGACCCATAAATGCCTTTGTCGATTGTTGACCAATGCCCCTCGTACCTTCTCCAATAGTCTTGAACTGAATAAACATATGGTTGATTTTTTGCAGGCAACCTGTTTGTCATTGGGTCACAATGATCCCACAGATTTTGTcaggaagataattttaaaaaacccttttaTCTTAATTCAGAGCACCAAGCGGGTAAAAGCTAACATTGAATTCTTACAGTCAACTTTCAACTTGAACAGTGAGGAACTGCTGGTTCTGATATGTGGTCCAGGAGCTGAAATCCTAGATCTTTCCAATGACTATGCCAGAAGAAGCTACACAAATATCAAAAAGAAGCTGTTTTCTCTTGAATGTACTGAAGAAGAGGTACAGAAGTTTGTCTTAAGCTATCCAGATGTGATCTTCTTGGCAGAGAAGAAgtttaatgataaaatagactgcCTCTTAGAAGAAAACGTTAGTATTTCACAAATAATTGAAAATCCTCGGGTTCTGGATTCAAGCATAAGTACTTTAAAAAGTCGAATCAGAGAATTGGTAAATGCTGGCTATAACTTGAGTACTTTAAACATCAGTCTTCTATCTTGGAGTAAAAAAAGATACGAAGCTAAATTGAAAAAGTTAAGCAGATTGGCCTAA
- the MTERF1 gene encoding transcription termination factor 1, mitochondrial isoform X4 yields the protein MAPRNLWHMRSNFLFGSRCWMTRFSAEIIFKSVSFRLFGVKCHNADSEPSENEDLLNNLLTMGVDVDMARKRQPGVFHRMITNEQDLKTFLLSKGASKEVIASIISRYPRAITRTPEDLSKRWDLWRNIVTSDLEIVNILERSPESFFRSNNNLNLENNIKFLYSVGLTHKCLCRLLTNAPRTFSNSLELNKHMVDFLQATCLSLGHNDPTDFVRKIILKNPFILIQSTKRVKANIEFLQSTFNLNSEELLVLICGPGAEILDLSNDYARRSYTNIKKKLFSLECTEEEVQKFVLSYPDVIFLAEKKFNDKIDCLLEENVSISQIIENPRVLDSSISTLKSRIRELVNAGYNLSTLNISLLSWSKKRYEAKLKKLSRLA from the coding sequence ATGGCACCAAGAAACCTCTGGCATATGAGAAGTAACTTTCTCTTTGGTTCAAGATGTTGGATGACCCGATTTTCAGCAGAAATCATCTTCAAATCAGTTTCATTTAGGCTTTTTGGTGTGAAGTGTCATAATGCAGACAGTGAGCCTTCGGAAAATGAGGACCTACTGAACAACTTACTTACTATGGGAGTAGATGTTGACATGGCAAGGAAACGACAGCCTGGAGTTTTTCATAGGATGATTACCAATGAGCAGGACCTCAAGACGTTCCTGCTTTCCAAAGGAGCTAGCAAAGAAGTGATTGCTAGCATCATATCAAGATACCCACGAGCAATAACACGTACTCCTGAGGATCTTTCAAAACGGTGGGATCTGTGGAGAAATATTGTGACATCAGACCttgaaattgtaaatattttggaaCGTTCTCCTGAATCCTTTTTTCGGTCCAATAACAACTTAAACTTAGAGAATAATATAAAGTTCCTCTACTCAGTTGGATTGACCCATAAATGCCTTTGTCGATTGTTGACCAATGCCCCTCGTACCTTCTCCAATAGTCTTGAACTGAATAAACATATGGTTGATTTTTTGCAGGCAACCTGTTTGTCATTGGGTCACAATGATCCCACAGATTTTGTcaggaagataattttaaaaaacccttttaTCTTAATTCAGAGCACCAAGCGGGTAAAAGCTAACATTGAATTCTTACAGTCAACTTTCAACTTGAACAGTGAGGAACTGCTGGTTCTGATATGTGGTCCAGGAGCTGAAATCCTAGATCTTTCCAATGACTATGCCAGAAGAAGCTACACAAATATCAAAAAGAAGCTGTTTTCTCTTGAATGTACTGAAGAAGAGGTACAGAAGTTTGTCTTAAGCTATCCAGATGTGATCTTCTTGGCAGAGAAGAAgtttaatgataaaatagactgcCTCTTAGAAGAAAACGTTAGTATTTCACAAATAATTGAAAATCCTCGGGTTCTGGATTCAAGCATAAGTACTTTAAAAAGTCGAATCAGAGAATTGGTAAATGCTGGCTATAACTTGAGTACTTTAAACATCAGTCTTCTATCTTGGAGTAAAAAAAGATACGAAGCTAAATTGAAAAAGTTAAGCAGATTGGCCTAA